The following proteins are encoded in a genomic region of Clostridium kluyveri:
- a CDS encoding serpin family protein, whose product MLNKSKREKIVPLFLLMLFMTTYTHFTPVVHADSDEKSQITQFEAKKNISTMKTWTIKFRTPVDENSLFINVADSQGNFMNVKIFTDSSGKYVYVDPPEEGYKLGQTYYLNISKDIVFKDPGRSLKNDIQMKFTTNDIGTINIDETTSIITANNTFAFNLMKNLISEDNTENIIISPLSISSILAMTQNGAAGETKQEMLNCIGLKNISDSDINKQYYSLLDYYNNLKSTDLKMVNSIWTNKQITLNSDFKNTAEKYYDSQVSSEDFEDADTLVKINKWVNDHTGGQIQKILDSIDKDTGAILINSLYFKGTWEDQFSTSNTKKEDFTLSNGNKLNIDTMQNTSYVNYLEGPNFQAISLPYYDNMEMDIFLPNEGVNINDFTQSITKEKFDTWINNFKSTYVLQQIPKFKMYYDVDLNDTLKALGMDKAFNSREANFTKLTTSTITSQEYLYINKIKHKAYISVNEQGTEAAAVTAVIMNPTSARPGNPIYFKANRPFFFIIRDTKTGGISFMGKMDNPNASDTEPTN is encoded by the coding sequence ATGCTCAATAAAAGCAAGAGGGAAAAAATTGTTCCACTTTTTCTTCTTATGTTATTTATGACAACGTATACCCATTTCACCCCAGTTGTACATGCAGACTCAGATGAAAAGTCACAAATAACTCAATTTGAAGCCAAGAAAAATATAAGTACAATGAAAACCTGGACTATAAAATTCAGAACACCAGTAGATGAAAATTCCCTATTTATAAATGTAGCAGACTCTCAAGGAAACTTTATGAATGTAAAAATTTTTACAGACAGTTCTGGAAAATATGTTTATGTAGATCCTCCAGAAGAAGGTTACAAGCTAGGACAAACATACTATCTTAATATCTCCAAAGATATAGTATTTAAAGACCCGGGCAGATCACTTAAAAATGATATACAGATGAAATTTACAACTAATGATATAGGAACTATAAACATAGATGAAACTACTTCTATAATTACGGCAAACAATACTTTTGCATTTAATTTAATGAAAAATTTAATATCAGAAGATAATACTGAAAACATAATCATTTCCCCTTTAAGTATATCCAGCATACTTGCCATGACCCAAAATGGAGCAGCTGGGGAAACAAAACAAGAAATGTTAAATTGCATAGGACTTAAAAATATAAGTGACAGTGATATTAATAAACAGTATTATAGCCTATTAGACTATTACAACAATTTAAAATCAACTGACTTGAAAATGGTAAACTCAATATGGACAAATAAGCAAATAACTCTCAACAGTGATTTTAAAAATACAGCCGAAAAATATTATGACTCTCAGGTAAGTTCTGAAGATTTTGAGGATGCAGATACTTTAGTGAAAATAAATAAATGGGTTAACGATCATACAGGAGGTCAAATTCAAAAAATACTAGACAGTATAGATAAAGATACTGGAGCCATTTTAATTAATTCTCTATATTTTAAAGGAACATGGGAAGATCAATTTTCAACTAGTAATACAAAAAAAGAAGATTTCACTTTATCCAATGGCAATAAACTAAATATAGATACTATGCAGAATACCTCTTACGTAAATTATCTGGAAGGACCCAATTTTCAGGCAATTTCACTGCCTTATTACGACAATATGGAAATGGATATATTTTTACCTAATGAAGGCGTAAACATAAATGATTTTACCCAAAGTATTACTAAAGAAAAATTTGATACATGGATAAATAACTTTAAAAGCACCTATGTTCTGCAGCAGATTCCTAAATTTAAAATGTACTATGATGTAGATTTAAATGATACATTAAAAGCTTTAGGAATGGATAAAGCTTTCAACTCTAGAGAAGCAAATTTTACAAAGCTTACAACTAGTACTATAACAAGCCAGGAATACTTATACATAAATAAAATAAAACACAAAGCTTATATAAGTGTAAATGAACAGGGCACAGAAGCAGCTGCTGTCACAGCTGTAATCATGAACCCTACCTCTGCACGTCCTGGTAATCCAATTTATTTTAAGGCAAACAGACCTTTCTTCTTTATTATAAGAGATACCAAGACAGGAGGCATATCCTTTATGGGAAAGATGGATAATCCAAATGCATCAGACACAGAGCCAACAAATTAA
- a CDS encoding GNAT family N-acetyltransferase yields MKMDLSIRRADQGDIEMMTQLLKVLFSIEEDFIFNEEKQRRGLESMLKDQENRCVFIAEYDGQIVGMVSGQALISTAEGGISVLVEDLIVKEVYRKRSIGKKLLFKIEKWAALKKAKRLQLLAENDNSPALNFYRHLNWNDTGLICLNKKDI; encoded by the coding sequence ATGAAAATGGATTTAAGCATAAGGAGAGCTGACCAGGGTGATATTGAAATGATGACTCAATTGTTAAAAGTCCTTTTTTCCATTGAGGAAGATTTTATTTTCAATGAGGAAAAGCAAAGGAGAGGTCTTGAAAGCATGCTTAAAGACCAGGAAAATCGGTGTGTATTTATAGCAGAGTATGATGGTCAAATTGTGGGAATGGTCTCAGGCCAAGCTTTGATTTCAACTGCTGAAGGAGGCATATCTGTATTGGTAGAAGATCTAATTGTTAAAGAGGTTTACAGGAAACGGAGCATTGGAAAAAAACTCCTTTTTAAAATAGAGAAATGGGCAGCTTTAAAGAAGGCAAAAAGACTGCAGCTTTTAGCGGAAAATGACAACTCTCCCGCATTAAATTTTTATAGACATTTAAATTGGAATGATACAGGTCTTATATGTTTAAATAAAAAGGATATATGA
- a CDS encoding bifunctional homocysteine S-methyltransferase/methylenetetrahydrofolate reductase encodes MNIKEKPLIFDGAMGTYYPHISKNPLPKCELANIYDRNTILKIHREYIGAGCMAIKTNTFGANKVSLESDFNRVREVIVNGYEIAKEAAKDTDVLVFADIGPIPFLESMDLYEGYKEIVDLFLELGAKYFIFETFSSDEYLKEISEYIKGKDPEAYILVEFAVSPEGYTRVGKSGKKLIENILKIPTIDACGFNCFSGPYHLLQYIKTFNIGNETISVMPNSGYPTVIDNRTFFDNTKEYFAQRMLEIAKQGVSILGGCCGTTPEFIRETVIKLKKLSKSEIVLKKQAEKIHTEKPVVKNVLLEKINKGKKIIAVELDPPIDTEVDFFLNSARTLKEQEIDAITIADCPIARARVDSSLLACKLKRELDITTIPHMTCRDRNINATKALLLGLNIEGVNNVLVVTGDPIPSAERDEVKAMFSFNSAILANYITNLNDTIFSSPFNICGALNVNSRNFNTELKRAKTKIENGIAMFLTQPILTEEALENLKLARRELPARILGGIIPVVSYRNACFMNNEISGIRVSEEIIKQYKDISKEEAAKLAVKISTDIAEQIYPYVDGYYLIMPFKRIDIISEIIYNIKVKNTITI; translated from the coding sequence ATGAATATAAAAGAGAAACCTTTAATTTTTGACGGGGCAATGGGAACATATTACCCCCATATTTCTAAAAATCCACTGCCTAAATGTGAGCTTGCAAATATCTATGATAGAAATACTATACTAAAAATACATAGGGAATATATAGGTGCAGGCTGCATGGCAATTAAAACCAATACTTTCGGAGCAAATAAAGTTAGTCTTGAAAGTGATTTTAATAGGGTAAGAGAAGTTATTGTAAATGGGTATGAAATTGCAAAAGAGGCGGCAAAGGACACAGATGTTTTAGTTTTTGCAGATATTGGGCCAATCCCATTTTTAGAAAGTATGGATTTATACGAAGGGTATAAAGAAATAGTGGATTTATTTTTAGAGCTTGGAGCAAAATATTTTATATTTGAAACTTTCAGCAGTGATGAATATCTAAAAGAAATCTCTGAATATATAAAAGGAAAAGATCCGGAAGCATACATTTTGGTGGAGTTTGCAGTTTCACCAGAAGGCTATACAAGAGTTGGAAAGTCGGGAAAAAAACTTATAGAAAATATTTTAAAGATACCGACTATTGATGCCTGTGGTTTTAATTGTTTTTCCGGCCCTTATCATTTACTGCAGTATATTAAAACTTTTAATATAGGAAATGAAACCATATCTGTTATGCCGAATTCTGGTTATCCTACAGTGATAGATAACCGAACCTTTTTTGACAACACTAAAGAATATTTTGCCCAGCGAATGCTGGAAATTGCAAAACAAGGTGTGTCTATTTTAGGGGGCTGCTGTGGTACAACTCCAGAATTCATAAGAGAAACTGTTATAAAGTTAAAAAAATTATCTAAATCAGAAATTGTTTTAAAAAAACAGGCAGAAAAAATTCACACTGAAAAACCAGTTGTTAAAAATGTACTTTTAGAGAAAATTAATAAAGGTAAGAAAATTATCGCAGTGGAGCTGGATCCTCCAATTGATACAGAAGTAGATTTCTTTTTAAATAGTGCTAGAACTCTTAAAGAACAGGAAATTGATGCCATAACCATTGCAGATTGTCCTATTGCAAGGGCAAGAGTAGACAGCAGTCTTTTAGCCTGTAAGCTAAAGAGGGAATTAGACATCACAACTATTCCCCATATGACCTGCAGAGATAGGAATATAAATGCTACAAAAGCACTGCTTTTAGGATTGAATATTGAAGGGGTAAACAATGTTCTGGTGGTGACTGGAGATCCTATACCATCTGCTGAGAGAGATGAAGTTAAGGCAATGTTCAGTTTTAATTCTGCAATACTTGCAAATTATATTACCAATTTAAATGATACAATATTTTCATCTCCTTTTAATATCTGTGGTGCTCTAAATGTGAATTCAAGAAATTTTAATACTGAACTTAAACGAGCCAAAACCAAAATAGAAAATGGTATAGCCATGTTTTTGACACAGCCTATTTTAACAGAAGAGGCCCTGGAAAATCTAAAGTTGGCACGCAGAGAATTACCTGCCAGGATATTAGGGGGAATTATTCCGGTTGTAAGCTACAGAAATGCATGCTTTATGAATAATGAAATTTCCGGAATAAGGGTTTCAGAAGAAATTATAAAACAATATAAGGATATTTCAAAAGAAGAGGCAGCTAAACTTGCAGTTAAAATATCCACTGATATTGCAGAGCAAATTTACCCCTATGTAGATGGATATTATCTTATTATGCCTTTTAAGAGAATAGATATTATTTCTGAAATTATTTACAATATCAAGGTAAAAAACACCATTACAATATAG
- a CDS encoding homocitrate synthase/isopropylmalate synthase family protein, with product MSVIIKHNKKFIIDRTLPEIMKRSEKIHENMIKNFLILLKEIGVDLIEINKSTLNKIKNLPRDLDYIYSIDDICDIYFLNKCELKFKYIAVDYKKAVTFNEDILNKLKDKKIILEADIKILDKLLSSESNEIFNKLDISCVRIKGVVKYNLSGWSGLIENIKTHFSTDVDFCPDNRFYMATAIAVEACSDGADCITAAFNGQIYGFASLEEVVLGLKVIKEGEVSGNLKLIGELAKVYTQLTGEKVYCMKAVIGEDIFKYESGIHVDGIAKNPYTYEPYNPYDIGEKRTMYIGKHSGKKAVMLRLKELNIDYEGINGNNFLSKIREVSIKLKRNIFDEELIQIYNDFKNTCLQ from the coding sequence ATGTCAGTTATAATAAAGCATAATAAAAAATTTATTATAGATAGAACTTTACCGGAAATTATGAAAAGATCAGAAAAGATTCATGAAAATATGATAAAAAATTTTTTAATATTATTAAAGGAAATAGGGGTAGATCTAATAGAGATAAATAAGAGTACTTTAAATAAAATTAAAAATTTGCCTAGAGACCTAGATTATATATACAGTATAGATGATATTTGCGATATATATTTTTTAAATAAATGTGAACTTAAATTTAAATATATAGCTGTGGATTATAAAAAGGCTGTTACTTTTAATGAGGATATTTTAAATAAACTAAAAGATAAGAAAATAATACTTGAGGCAGACATTAAAATTTTGGATAAATTGCTCTCAAGTGAAAGTAATGAAATTTTTAATAAGTTAGACATAAGCTGTGTGAGAATAAAGGGTGTTGTAAAATACAATTTATCAGGATGGAGCGGATTAATAGAAAATATAAAAACTCATTTTTCTACAGATGTGGACTTTTGTCCGGATAATAGGTTTTATATGGCAACGGCAATAGCTGTGGAAGCTTGTTCAGATGGGGCGGATTGTATAACAGCAGCTTTTAATGGACAAATTTATGGATTTGCATCTCTAGAGGAAGTTGTCTTAGGACTTAAAGTGATAAAAGAGGGTGAAGTATCCGGAAATTTAAAATTAATAGGCGAACTGGCAAAAGTATATACACAGCTGACAGGGGAAAAAGTCTACTGTATGAAAGCTGTAATTGGAGAAGATATCTTTAAATATGAATCTGGTATTCATGTGGATGGAATAGCAAAAAATCCATATACCTATGAACCGTATAATCCCTACGATATTGGAGAAAAGAGGACCATGTATATAGGAAAACATTCAGGGAAAAAAGCAGTAATGCTGCGTCTTAAAGAGTTAAATATAGACTATGAAGGAATTAATGGAAATAATTTTTTAAGTAAAATAAGGGAAGTAAGCATTAAATTAAAGAGAAATATTTTTGATGAGGAATTAATTCAAATTTATAATGATTTTAAAAATACCTGTTTACAATAA
- the metE gene encoding 5-methyltetrahydropteroyltriglutamate--homocysteine S-methyltransferase, with the protein MKNSIIGYPRIGELRELKFWTEDYFKGNLSLEKLQQNVKGLRKRQWKLLDQAGIDFIPSNDFSFYDGMLDVAALLNVISDNYKFLGLNKLDTYFAMARGYQGEKGDVKALPMKKWFNTNYHYIVPVVEDNTEIKLNGEELFNQYTEALEIGIKTKPVIIGGFTFLKLAHYNGTKKINDFIEDIVKAYGDIFIELNKLGVEWVQIDEPILVTDLSENDIEIFKRIYTELLKNKGKLNILIQTYFGDIRDCYREVTSLSFDGIGLDFVEGKKSLELIKDMGFPEDTFLFAGIINGKNIWKNSYEKSLIVLNELSRHVKKDNIVISTSCSLLHVPYTLKNEEKLSEDYKSHFAFAEEKLVELTELKELFGDTNYVTSNKYKNNTSLFTKKLNSDNFEVKKKVKNLTKKDFIRLPKFDERAKIQKDFFKLPLLPTTTIGSFPQTSEVKSTRAKFKRGEITKEQYVKKLKEKIKQCIELQEKIGLDVLVHGEFERNDMVEYFGENFNGFLFTQRAWVQSYGTRCVKPPIIWGDVSRAKPITVEYSKYAQGITSKPVKGMLTGPVTILNWSFPREDISLKEMAFQIALAIKEEILDLEADGINIIQVDEAALKEKLPLRKSSWHSEYLDWAIPAFRLVHSSSKATTQIHTHMCYSEFEEIVKDIDSMDADVISFEASRSNLSIVEALNKNNFITAVGPGVYDIHSPRVPGVEEIVKGINSMLEKINKEKLWINPDCGLKTRGEKETIPSLKNLVEAAQKVRNKLGEYV; encoded by the coding sequence ATGAAAAACTCAATTATTGGTTATCCTAGAATAGGTGAACTTCGTGAACTAAAATTTTGGACAGAGGATTATTTTAAAGGAAATTTATCTTTGGAAAAGCTGCAGCAAAATGTAAAAGGTTTGAGAAAAAGGCAATGGAAACTATTAGATCAGGCAGGCATTGATTTTATACCGTCAAATGATTTTTCTTTTTATGATGGAATGCTTGATGTAGCAGCTCTTTTAAATGTAATATCGGATAATTATAAATTTTTAGGTCTTAATAAATTAGATACCTATTTTGCAATGGCCAGAGGATATCAAGGAGAAAAAGGCGATGTTAAAGCACTTCCCATGAAGAAGTGGTTTAACACAAATTATCATTATATAGTACCGGTAGTGGAAGACAATACAGAAATTAAGCTAAATGGTGAGGAACTTTTTAATCAGTATACTGAGGCTCTGGAGATTGGAATTAAAACAAAGCCTGTAATTATAGGTGGATTTACTTTCCTTAAACTAGCCCATTATAATGGTACAAAAAAAATAAATGATTTTATTGAAGATATAGTGAAAGCATATGGAGATATTTTTATAGAATTAAATAAATTAGGAGTGGAATGGGTACAGATTGATGAGCCTATTTTAGTCACGGATTTAAGTGAAAATGATATAGAAATATTTAAAAGAATATATACAGAGTTATTAAAAAATAAAGGTAAACTTAACATATTAATTCAAACATATTTTGGAGATATCAGAGATTGTTACAGGGAAGTGACTTCTCTTAGCTTTGATGGAATAGGGTTGGATTTTGTAGAGGGAAAAAAATCGTTAGAGTTAATTAAAGATATGGGATTTCCAGAGGATACATTTCTTTTTGCAGGCATAATAAATGGAAAAAATATATGGAAAAATTCTTATGAGAAGTCCCTTATAGTTTTAAATGAACTTTCAAGGCATGTTAAAAAAGATAACATTGTAATAAGTACCTCTTGCTCTTTATTGCATGTTCCCTATACTTTAAAAAATGAAGAAAAACTATCTGAAGATTATAAATCCCATTTTGCTTTTGCAGAAGAAAAACTAGTAGAACTTACAGAACTAAAGGAACTTTTTGGTGATACAAATTATGTAACTTCAAATAAATATAAGAATAATACTTCCCTGTTTACAAAAAAATTAAATAGTGATAACTTTGAAGTAAAGAAAAAAGTTAAAAATTTAACTAAAAAAGATTTTATAAGACTTCCAAAGTTTGATGAAAGAGCGAAAATTCAAAAGGATTTTTTTAAACTTCCACTGCTTCCAACTACTACAATAGGTTCTTTTCCACAGACTTCTGAAGTAAAATCAACCAGGGCGAAATTTAAAAGAGGTGAGATTACAAAAGAGCAGTATGTAAAAAAGTTAAAGGAAAAAATTAAGCAATGTATAGAACTTCAAGAGAAGATTGGACTTGATGTTTTAGTACATGGTGAATTTGAAAGAAATGATATGGTAGAATATTTTGGAGAAAATTTTAATGGTTTCTTATTTACACAAAGAGCATGGGTCCAGTCTTATGGTACACGTTGTGTTAAACCTCCTATAATATGGGGAGATGTATCTAGGGCAAAACCTATTACCGTTGAATACTCTAAATATGCTCAAGGGATTACATCAAAGCCTGTAAAGGGCATGCTTACAGGACCTGTAACCATCCTTAACTGGTCCTTTCCACGGGAGGATATTTCTTTAAAGGAAATGGCTTTTCAAATTGCACTGGCTATTAAGGAAGAGATTTTAGACCTTGAAGCTGATGGCATTAATATAATTCAAGTAGATGAGGCTGCATTAAAAGAGAAACTGCCTCTTAGAAAGAGCAGTTGGCACAGTGAATATTTAGATTGGGCAATTCCTGCATTTAGGCTGGTTCACAGCAGCAGCAAGGCAACTACTCAAATACATACACATATGTGTTATAGTGAATTTGAAGAAATAGTAAAAGATATTGATTCTATGGATGCAGATGTAATTTCCTTTGAAGCATCACGTTCAAATCTATCCATTGTTGAAGCTTTAAATAAAAATAATTTTATTACTGCAGTGGGACCTGGCGTATATGATATTCATTCACCTAGGGTACCTGGTGTAGAAGAAATTGTTAAAGGAATTAATTCAATGCTCGAAAAAATTAATAAAGAAAAGCTTTGGATAAATCCAGACTGTGGATTAAAAACCCGGGGTGAAAAAGAAACTATACCAAGTCTTAAAAATCTTGTGGAAGCAGCCCAAAAAGTAAGGAATAAATTAGGAGAGTATGTATGA